In a single window of the Melissococcus plutonius ATCC 35311 genome:
- a CDS encoding FAD-dependent oxidoreductase, whose product MSQEEIYDVIVIGGGSAALSAGIYAGRAMLDTLIIEKDKIGGQAITTSEIVNYPAIRSTTGPKLMEDMYEQALDFGVEFTNDEIIDVDFNQPIKIIKSMNKTYQAYAVIIATGASHRQIGFPGEKEFVGRGIAYCSTCDGEFFQGLDIFVIGGGFAAAEEAVYLTRYGKSVTMIIREPDFTCAKLTAEAAKQHPNIKIVYNTEVKEVTGKDFVQKAVFINNLTGEETTYEAPENSTFGMFVFAGSQPNTKIFEDKIVLDRGYIPTNENMETNIAGIYAAGDLRIKELRQIVTSVADGAIAATNAQKYVTNEKNRQNLPLINERLEQRLANRSKELENEQTTNSTNVESVKTTSKHSWFPEEMQKQLSTIFNKLTKKVTLCQFIDEKEEKSLELNAFLTEFAAMNDKIVLKSIIKDTDKKLEASYHVDKMPCVVILDDANQYTGIKFSGIPSGHEVNSLVLAVYNIGSEGQSVPIELQEKIAELPKKKIQIFVSLSCHFCPDVVAICQRIASINHQVEAEMIDTALFPELKQEKKIMSVPAMVIDDEEIIFGSKNMEEIVEILTKNVLAGS is encoded by the coding sequence ATGAGTCAAGAAGAAATTTATGATGTTATTGTAATTGGTGGTGGTTCGGCTGCTTTGTCTGCTGGTATTTATGCGGGCCGTGCAATGTTAGATACTCTAATTATCGAAAAAGATAAAATTGGTGGACAGGCAATAACAACATCAGAAATTGTCAATTATCCAGCGATTCGTTCAACTACTGGGCCAAAGTTAATGGAAGATATGTATGAGCAGGCCTTAGACTTTGGTGTTGAATTTACTAATGATGAAATCATCGATGTTGATTTTAATCAACCAATTAAAATTATCAAATCAATGAACAAAACCTATCAGGCTTATGCAGTTATTATTGCAACAGGTGCTTCACATCGTCAGATTGGTTTTCCCGGTGAAAAAGAATTTGTTGGGAGAGGAATTGCTTATTGTTCTACTTGTGATGGCGAATTTTTCCAAGGACTAGATATTTTTGTTATTGGTGGTGGCTTTGCAGCGGCAGAAGAAGCTGTTTATCTTACTCGTTATGGAAAATCAGTAACAATGATTATTCGTGAACCTGATTTTACCTGTGCAAAATTAACGGCAGAAGCAGCAAAACAACACCCCAATATTAAAATTGTTTATAATACAGAGGTCAAGGAAGTTACAGGAAAAGATTTTGTGCAAAAAGCAGTTTTTATTAATAATCTAACGGGCGAAGAAACTACCTATGAAGCGCCAGAAAACAGTACGTTTGGTATGTTTGTCTTTGCAGGAAGTCAACCAAATACTAAAATATTTGAAGATAAGATTGTTTTAGATAGAGGTTATATACCAACTAATGAAAATATGGAAACCAATATTGCTGGTATTTATGCAGCAGGTGATCTACGCATTAAAGAATTACGTCAAATTGTTACGTCTGTAGCAGATGGTGCCATTGCTGCAACAAATGCACAGAAGTATGTAACAAATGAAAAAAATCGTCAAAACTTACCGCTTATCAATGAAAGATTGGAACAACGTTTGGCTAATCGATCAAAAGAATTAGAAAATGAACAAACAACAAATTCAACAAACGTTGAATCTGTTAAGACAACAAGTAAACATAGTTGGTTCCCGGAAGAAATGCAAAAACAATTAAGCACTATTTTTAATAAATTAACAAAAAAAGTTACTTTATGTCAATTTATAGATGAAAAAGAAGAAAAATCCTTAGAATTAAATGCATTTTTAACAGAATTTGCTGCCATGAATGACAAGATTGTATTAAAATCTATCATCAAGGATACGGATAAGAAGTTAGAAGCAAGTTATCATGTTGATAAAATGCCATGTGTAGTGATTTTGGATGATGCAAATCAGTATACGGGAATTAAATTTAGTGGAATTCCAAGTGGTCATGAAGTAAATTCACTTGTTCTAGCTGTTTATAATATTGGTAGTGAAGGTCAATCTGTACCAATTGAATTACAAGAAAAAATTGCAGAGTTACCTAAGAAAAAAATACAAATTTTTGTTTCTTTGAGTTGCCATTTCTGTCCAGATGTTGTAGCGATCTGTCAACGGATTGCTTCAATCAATCATCAAGTTGAAGCTGAGATGATTGATACAGCTCTTTTCCCAGAATTAAAACAAGAAAAGAAAATTATGAGTGTACCAGCTATGGTAATTGATGATGAAGAAATTATCTTCGGTTCAAAGAACATGGAAGAAATTGTAGAAATTTTAACGAAGAATGTTTTGGCTGGTAGTTAA
- the ahpC gene encoding alkyl hydroperoxide reductase subunit C yields the protein MNMINTKLLDFKCDAYKDGEFIEVSTKDVLGKWGIFFFYPADFSFVCPTELGDMQDHYDHLKELNCEIYSVSEDSHFVHKAWADATDTIGKIKYTMLADPIGKLGRFFGVLNENLGQTYRATFIVSPEGEIKSYEINDMGVGRNADELIRKLEASQFVAEHGDQVCPAKWKPGEETIAPSLDLVGKI from the coding sequence ATGAATATGATTAATACAAAATTACTTGATTTTAAATGTGATGCCTATAAGGATGGCGAATTTATTGAAGTTTCAACAAAGGATGTTTTAGGAAAATGGGGAATTTTCTTCTTTTATCCAGCTGATTTTTCATTTGTTTGTCCAACAGAATTAGGCGATATGCAAGATCACTACGACCACCTAAAAGAATTAAATTGTGAAATTTACTCAGTATCAGAAGACAGCCATTTTGTACATAAAGCATGGGCAGATGCAACTGATACAATTGGTAAAATTAAATATACAATGCTTGCTGATCCAATTGGCAAATTGGGTCGCTTTTTCGGTGTACTAAATGAGAATTTAGGTCAGACTTACCGTGCAACTTTCATTGTTAGCCCAGAAGGTGAAATTAAATCTTATGAGATCAATGACATGGGCGTTGGCCGAAATGCAGATGAATTAATCCGTAAATTAGAGGCTTCTCAATTTGTAGCAGAACATGGAGATCAAGTTTGCCCAGCAAAATGGAAACCAGGTGAAGAAACAATTGCACCAAGTTTAGATTTAGTAGGTAAAATTTAA
- a CDS encoding O-methyltransferase: MQNEMMHRPIVKPELLNFMRTKQKPLMGEIGKIEEEAHKDGIPIIPHETVVFLQFFLKQLKPKNILEVGTAIGFSSSLMAQLIEKNGHVTTIDRYDLMIKKAQQTYKRLGLTEKITLLEGQAAEILPTLTETYDFIFMDSAKAKYIEFLPECLRLLPIGGILMVDDIFQGGTILETKDKISRGNRAIHSNLNRFLEVVMHHPGLTSTLLPLGDGLILITKDKESIQISEKDNNEK, from the coding sequence ATGCAAAATGAAATGATGCACCGACCAATAGTAAAACCTGAATTGCTTAATTTTATGCGAACAAAACAAAAACCATTAATGGGTGAAATAGGAAAAATTGAAGAAGAGGCACATAAAGATGGGATTCCGATTATTCCACATGAAACAGTTGTATTCTTGCAATTTTTTTTAAAACAACTAAAACCTAAAAATATTTTAGAAGTTGGTACAGCTATTGGTTTTTCTTCTAGTTTAATGGCACAATTGATTGAAAAAAACGGGCACGTAACAACAATTGATCGGTATGATCTAATGATAAAAAAAGCACAACAGACATATAAACGTTTAGGTTTAACTGAAAAAATCACCTTATTAGAAGGACAAGCAGCTGAGATTTTACCAACACTCACAGAAACCTATGATTTTATTTTTATGGACAGTGCCAAAGCAAAATATATTGAATTTTTACCTGAGTGTTTACGTTTATTACCTATAGGTGGCATTTTAATGGTTGATGATATATTTCAAGGTGGGACAATTTTAGAAACGAAGGATAAAATTTCACGTGGCAATCGAGCAATTCATAGCAATTTAAACAGATTTTTAGAGGTTGTCATGCATCATCCAGGTTTAACATCAACGCTACTTCCTTTAGGTGATGGTTTAATTTTAATAACGAAAGACAAAGAAAGCATCCAAATAAGCGAAAAAGATAATAATGAAAAATAA
- a CDS encoding lipoate--protein ligase has protein sequence MIFVPNDKHDPRVNLAIETYLLREKEINEPILLFYINEPSIIIGRNQNTIEEINQSYVEESGIHVVRRLSGGGAVYHDYGNLNFSFILPDDGHSFRDFAKLTQPVIDSLHDMGISKAKLKGRNDLVIDDKKFSGNAMYATQGRMFAHGTLLFDSDIDEVVNTLKVRKDKIESKGIKSIRSRVTNIKPFLPKEKQTMTIEEFKQEILLKIFGVKAIEQVKTYDLTEKDWQRINEIADQYYRNWNWNYGKSPAFNLERHQRFPVGSIDVRLNIVEGFINDVKIYGDFFGLGDIQDVEKILTGIQYKKEVIETIVDKIDIGKYFGALEKETFVQLLY, from the coding sequence ATGATTTTTGTACCAAATGATAAGCATGATCCTAGAGTTAATTTAGCAATAGAAACCTATCTATTAAGAGAAAAGGAAATCAATGAACCTATTCTCCTTTTTTATATTAATGAACCTTCTATTATTATTGGTAGAAATCAAAATACAATTGAAGAAATTAACCAATCTTATGTTGAAGAAAGCGGTATTCATGTTGTTCGCAGATTAAGTGGTGGTGGTGCCGTTTATCATGATTATGGAAATTTAAATTTTAGTTTTATCCTCCCTGATGATGGCCATTCATTTAGAGATTTCGCAAAATTAACACAACCAGTCATTGATTCCTTACATGATATGGGGATCTCAAAAGCTAAATTAAAAGGAAGAAATGATCTAGTGATTGATGATAAAAAATTTTCTGGCAATGCAATGTATGCAACACAGGGAAGAATGTTTGCACATGGAACACTTTTGTTTGATAGTGACATCGATGAAGTCGTCAATACGCTAAAAGTTCGTAAGGATAAAATTGAATCAAAAGGCATTAAATCTATCCGATCGCGTGTAACAAATATAAAACCTTTTTTACCAAAAGAAAAACAGACAATGACAATTGAAGAGTTTAAACAAGAAATTTTATTAAAAATTTTTGGTGTGAAAGCCATTGAACAAGTTAAAACATATGACTTAACTGAAAAAGATTGGCAACGAATCAATGAAATAGCTGATCAATATTATCGTAATTGGAACTGGAATTATGGAAAGTCACCTGCTTTTAATTTAGAGCGCCATCAGCGCTTTCCAGTTGGTTCTATTGATGTACGTTTGAATATTGTTGAAGGTTTTATTAATGATGTAAAAATTTATGGTGATTTCTTTGGCTTAGGAGATATTCAAGATGTTGAGAAAATTTTGACAGGCATCCAGTATAAGAAAGAAGTAATAGAAACTATAGTAGATAAGATTGATATTGGAAAATATTTTGGTGCACTTGAAAAGGAAACCTTTGTACAATTATTATATTAA
- a CDS encoding MBL fold metallo-hydrolase, translating to MKLTVLGCLGAYPYNNEGTSSYLLESENFHLLIDAGSATLINLENHLNPLTLDAAILSHYHYDHIADIGVLKYYRQLYPAMNPTPVLPIYGHTEDQNHFEELTMEGVTQAIPYFEAEELKLGPFLITFMRTIHPAPCYAMRIVEEKTGKILVYTGDSGYMNEFVEFAQNADVFLVDTYLFAGNEHHQAHMTSKEAGELAMAASVKKLVLTHLPQQGSLKELKEQAELAADYVLPVLVAKRNLVLEIE from the coding sequence ATGAAACTAACTGTCTTGGGTTGTCTTGGTGCTTATCCTTACAATAATGAGGGAACAAGCTCTTATTTATTAGAGTCTGAGAATTTTCATTTATTAATCGATGCAGGCAGTGCTACACTAATCAATTTAGAAAATCATTTAAATCCTTTAACCTTAGATGCTGCAATCCTTTCCCATTACCATTATGATCATATTGCAGATATAGGTGTACTTAAATATTATAGACAACTTTATCCTGCAATGAACCCAACACCAGTTTTGCCTATTTATGGTCATACGGAAGATCAAAATCATTTTGAAGAACTGACAATGGAAGGTGTCACACAAGCTATCCCGTATTTTGAAGCTGAAGAATTAAAATTAGGACCATTTTTGATCACTTTCATGAGAACAATCCATCCAGCACCTTGTTATGCTATGCGGATTGTTGAAGAAAAAACTGGAAAAATTTTAGTTTATACTGGTGACTCTGGTTATATGAATGAATTTGTTGAATTTGCTCAAAATGCAGATGTTTTTCTAGTAGATACATATTTATTTGCTGGAAATGAGCATCATCAAGCACACATGACTTCGAAAGAAGCTGGGGAATTAGCAATGGCGGCTAGTGTAAAAAAATTAGTCTTAACCCATTTACCACAACAAGGTTCCTTAAAAGAATTAAAAGAACAAGCAGAACTAGCAGCAGATTATGTACTCCCTGTTCTGGTTGCAAAAAGAAATCTTGTTTTAGAGATAGAATAA
- a CDS encoding DUF975 family protein yields MKSAISNSQHRKQAREFLQNQWGMMAWITFLSFFIPGCIGFLINQLFIRSFGSSIINILCGLFIFFAITYGTYFCALQVIKGKRVMPNMLMAVFDKKFYGPLFLINLIQFFVEKLLSLITLLPVFLILGSNAYFAFIMFNRPQIEKVPTHFPNYTNMALLVIFILLYLVILICISIFIKGIFQFSVWLKFDDMTANINEIFKNALYLMKGRFWQYVWLQFSFVGWYIVGFLTIGIGLLWIVPYHNVAISSFYKTAREEKGQAVA; encoded by the coding sequence ATGAAAAGTGCTATCTCAAATTCACAACACCGTAAACAAGCACGAGAATTTCTACAAAATCAATGGGGAATGATGGCTTGGATAACATTTTTGAGTTTTTTTATTCCTGGATGTATTGGGTTTTTGATTAATCAATTATTTATAAGATCTTTTGGAAGCAGTATTATAAACATTTTATGTGGGCTATTTATCTTTTTTGCCATTACTTATGGTACCTATTTTTGTGCTCTACAGGTAATTAAGGGAAAAAGGGTTATGCCCAATATGTTGATGGCTGTTTTTGATAAGAAGTTTTATGGTCCTCTATTTCTAATAAATTTAATTCAGTTTTTTGTTGAAAAGCTTCTTTCTTTAATTACATTATTGCCTGTTTTTTTAATCCTAGGTAGTAATGCTTATTTTGCTTTTATTATGTTTAATCGACCACAAATTGAAAAAGTTCCAACACATTTTCCTAACTACACAAACATGGCTTTGCTTGTTATTTTTATCCTCTTATATCTAGTAATACTAATTTGTATTAGTATCTTTATAAAAGGTATTTTTCAATTTTCTGTATGGTTAAAATTTGATGATATGACGGCTAATATCAATGAAATATTCAAAAATGCTTTATATCTAATGAAAGGACGTTTTTGGCAATATGTTTGGTTGCAATTTTCCTTTGTTGGTTGGTATATTGTTGGTTTTTTAACCATTGGGATTGGTCTTTTATGGATAGTTCCCTATCATAACGTGGCTATTAGTAGCTTTTATAAAACAGCTCGTGAAGAAAAAGGACAAGCAGTTGCCTAA
- a CDS encoding M42 family metallopeptidase yields MLIQLTYARGIAGNEDEVRELFKNYANPYADEIVYDGLGSIIAKHEGDTTGPKIFISGHLDEVGFMVTRVTDSGFIKFQPIGGWWGQVMLAQQVEIKTGQGKIFHGVIGSKPPHILSPKSRNEPYKIEDMFIDIGASTNDEVMAWGIRPGDMITPYIEYRRMNGTKFLLAKAWDNRIGTAVSLEVLKNLAKTGHPNILFAGSDVQEEVGLRGAQTSTHLINPDLAFALDTGTAGDTPGIKPEEADSKLGKGPQIIIYDASMVPHKKLRDFVISIAEEKQIPFQYTTISGGGTDAGKMHLTKDGIPSLAITIPTRYLHSHTSMIHEDDYLNTVKLVTEVIKQLDKKTVNNLKSY; encoded by the coding sequence ATGTTAATACAATTAACCTATGCTAGAGGAATTGCTGGCAATGAAGATGAAGTACGTGAGTTATTTAAAAATTATGCAAATCCTTATGCAGATGAAATAGTATATGATGGATTAGGTAGTATTATTGCTAAACATGAAGGGGATACAACAGGACCTAAAATCTTTATTTCTGGACATTTAGATGAAGTTGGGTTTATGGTAACGAGAGTCACAGATAGTGGTTTTATTAAATTTCAGCCAATTGGTGGTTGGTGGGGACAAGTTATGCTAGCTCAGCAGGTCGAAATCAAAACAGGTCAGGGAAAAATTTTTCATGGTGTTATCGGGTCAAAACCTCCTCATATCTTATCTCCAAAATCTCGGAATGAGCCTTATAAAATTGAAGATATGTTTATTGATATAGGTGCTTCTACAAATGATGAAGTAATGGCTTGGGGAATTCGACCTGGAGATATGATTACACCATATATTGAATATCGTCGAATGAATGGTACAAAATTTTTGTTGGCAAAAGCTTGGGATAATCGAATTGGTACTGCTGTGTCACTTGAAGTTTTAAAAAATTTAGCTAAAACTGGACATCCGAATATTTTATTTGCAGGTAGTGATGTTCAGGAAGAAGTTGGCCTACGTGGTGCACAAACAAGTACACATCTAATTAATCCAGACTTAGCTTTTGCACTAGATACAGGAACAGCAGGGGATACACCTGGAATCAAGCCAGAAGAGGCAGATTCAAAACTTGGTAAGGGACCTCAGATTATCATTTATGATGCAAGTATGGTTCCTCATAAAAAACTTAGAGACTTTGTAATTAGTATAGCAGAAGAAAAACAGATTCCTTTCCAATATACAACAATTTCTGGTGGTGGAACAGATGCTGGCAAAATGCATTTAACCAAAGATGGAATTCCATCTCTTGCCATTACGATTCCAACACGTTATTTACATTCACATACTTCAATGATCCATGAAGATGATTATTTAAATACAGTTAAGTTGGTAACAGAAGTGATTAAGCAATTAGATAAAAAAACTGTCAATAATTTAAAAAGTTATTAA
- a CDS encoding DUF2798 domain-containing protein: MPTNKKEGIIFTITMCALMVFFMSLYNEILHNGIQSHLLINTCIGFIPGFIVALLLDIFLVGPNAKKVAFKLPINKEKQLHKIFAIPGCMVCGMVLCMSVFGMVMQHNFSDHILMQYFKTVLTNAICAFPLQFFIVGPISRNILKTIQAKSIA; encoded by the coding sequence ATGCCGACGAATAAAAAAGAAGGTATCATTTTTACAATAACCATGTGTGCTTTAATGGTTTTTTTCATGAGTCTTTATAATGAAATTTTACATAATGGTATCCAATCACATCTTTTGATCAATACTTGTATCGGTTTTATACCAGGATTTATTGTTGCCTTGTTACTTGATATATTTTTAGTTGGACCTAATGCGAAAAAAGTAGCATTCAAATTGCCAATCAATAAAGAAAAGCAATTACATAAAATTTTTGCTATTCCTGGCTGCATGGTTTGTGGAATGGTTTTATGTATGTCTGTATTTGGTATGGTTATGCAACATAATTTTTCAGATCACATATTAATGCAGTATTTTAAAACAGTTTTAACAAATGCAATTTGTGCTTTTCCTCTACAATTTTTCATTGTTGGACCTATTTCACGTAATATTTTAAAGACTATTCAAGCAAAATCAATTGCTTAA